A genomic window from Lycium barbarum isolate Lr01 chromosome 4, ASM1917538v2, whole genome shotgun sequence includes:
- the LOC132637984 gene encoding uncharacterized protein LOC132637984 — MMRRYMNQNWPTAANPELYLHDEGYYVIKFQSIEDMHEIFYSGPYTINNRPIVLKPWTIDFDFTKVYPTEIPLWVTFPKLPMSCWDIENLSRIASAIGVPVYADECTTKQTRISYARMLIEVNVTQPLPEKIMVMDPVGKQFLQEIDYDWRPKYCEICQQVGHKCTAPPKQIRETGKQKVQHKKGVQEKEPPTKMALGWKARGLAQPTQYVLPAKTTAHEAIQMQTELAGKEQVMPTDKQIACSSNAQPSSSVTDQRPDLNLLNFPTLSAETLKNKNGKNHKSQGVTKNAVVVPLDKGGGTTPT; from the coding sequence ATGATGAGGCGTTATATGAATCAAAATTGGCCCACTGCTGCAAATCCTGAGTTGTATTTACATGATGAGGGCTATTATGTGATAAAATTTCAATCGATTGAGGATATGCATGAGATATTTTATTCCGGGCCTTATACTATCAACAATAGACCAATTGTCCTTAAACCTTGGACTATTGATTTTGATTTCACTAAAGTGTATCCAACAGAGATTCCATTATGGGTCACGTTCCCTAAACTGCCTATGTCTTGTTGGGATATTGAGAATTTGAGTAGAATAGCAAGTGCAATTGGTGTGCCAGTATATGCAGATGAGTGCACTACGAAACAAACCAGAATCTCATATGCTCGAATGCTAATTGAAGTCAACGTTACGCAACCACTTCCTGAGAAGATTATGGTAATGGATCCAGTTGGTAAACAGTTCTTACAGGAAATAGATTATGATTGGAGACCTAAATATTGTGAGATTTGTCAACAAGTGGGTCACAAATGTACTGCTCCTCCCAAGCAAATTAGAGAAACAGGCAAACAGAAGGTGCAACATAAGAAAGGGGTGCAAGAAAAAGAACCACCAACGAAAATGGCACTAGGTTGGAAGGCTAGAGGATTAGCTCAACCAACTCAATATGTGTTGCCCGCAAAAACTACTGCTCATGAGGCTATACAAATGCAGACGGAACTAGCTGGGAAAGAACAAGTAATGCCAACAGATAAACAAATAGCTTGTTCAAGCAATGCACAACCAAGCTCTTCTGTTACTGATCAACGCCCTGATCTGAATCTGTTAAATTTCCCTACTCTATCAGCTGAAACGTTGAAGAATAAGAATGGGAAGAATCACAAGAGTCAAGGTGTAACTAAGAATGCAGTGGTTGTACCTTTAGACAAGGGAGGGGGGACTACACCAACATAA